A window of the Blattabacterium cuenoti genome harbors these coding sequences:
- the coaD gene encoding pantetheine-phosphate adenylyltransferase, translated as MIKKIAIFPGTFDPITLGHYDIVIRGLKLFDKIIIAIGKNYGKKNMFSLVKRKKWIHDSFFKESNRIEIKSFDGLTISFCKKIKVKFLLRGIRNQFDFEFEKNIFFINNSLNKKYDHYVETIFLFSSYEKSFISSYFVRNIIKNGGDYTLFVPSSVRIK; from the coding sequence ATGATAAAAAAAATAGCTATATTTCCTGGAACTTTTGATCCAATAACATTAGGTCACTATGATATTGTTATTAGAGGATTAAAATTATTCGATAAAATTATTATAGCTATTGGAAAAAATTATGGAAAAAAAAACATGTTTTCTCTTGTAAAAAGAAAAAAATGGATACATGATTCTTTTTTTAAAGAATCTAATAGAATAGAAATAAAATCATTTGATGGGTTAACAATTTCTTTTTGTAAAAAAATAAAAGTAAAATTTTTATTAAGAGGAATTAGAAATCAGTTTGATTTTGAATTTGAAAAAAACATTTTTTTTATAAATAATTCATTAAACAAAAAATATGATCATTATGTTGAAACTATTTTTTTGTTTTCTTCTTATGAAAAATCATTTATAAGTTCTTATTTTGTAAGAAATATTATAAAAAACGGAGGGGATTATACTTTATTTGTTCCTTCTTCAGTAAGAATTAAATAG
- a CDS encoding penicillin-binding protein 1A: MNKKKLIKNSYFQILFIYFWFLFFLSISIIFTIIYAASKGYLGNLPTAEDIDNPKIEIGSEVYDYKKKLLGKFFSENRILVSYKQLPKNLVNALLAKEDIRFRQHSGIDMKSIFRAILSLGRKGGGSTITQQLAKLLFTGKSAKNKIQRIHQKILEWVVAIELEKRYTKEEIITMYCNKFDFLYNAKGIQIASQTYFNKKIHNLNLGECATLIGMFENPSFFNPKNYPYRAKKQRNLVLRQMKKYNFLNENRYNYEIQKPIKINFKIHKNNYELLTYYGEFLKNEIQKYLDKYEEKTGKKLNFYSSGLKIYTTIDSKMQEYAEKSIKKHLKYLQSLFNNLQKNNKNAPFSNISQKKVNRILFSSIKRTHLYKILKKEGLSEKNIIKRFKKKELTELFTWNGTKKIMISPLDYIRYKKSIIQTGLLSVETSTGHIKAWVGGVNFNHFKYDNVSQTRRQVGSIFKPILYAAAIKKFNYNPCTKISNEKFELNNWSPKNYDEKYGGFITLKDGLAWSVNTVSARLISQVTPKYVIDLAKKMGVKSDIPENPSIALGSADLTLYEMTGVFNAFANIGIYNEPSLLLKIEDKKGNIINVNKIRKRVLDENVSYIMLDLMQGVVKYGTAKRIKYKYNIKGDIAGKTGTTNDNSDGWFIGMIPKLTTGIWVGWENRFSHFNSLKLGQGANMALPIWAYYTMYLLKDKNFSYNKNMFFKKQKNYKWSHCNNEMNYENYILQQIDKEYDTKKEKYSEKYEYEEKFMEDNSWLNENKSNNKIFYDKENNNNDKNELFDITENKRKEKEEYIKEEEI, encoded by the coding sequence GTGAACAAAAAAAAATTAATAAAAAATTCTTATTTTCAAATATTGTTTATTTATTTCTGGTTTTTATTCTTTTTAAGTATAAGTATAATATTTACTATTATTTATGCTGCTTCTAAAGGTTATTTAGGAAATTTACCTACTGCTGAAGATATAGATAATCCTAAAATAGAAATAGGATCAGAAGTTTATGATTATAAAAAAAAATTATTAGGAAAATTTTTTTCAGAGAATAGAATTTTAGTAAGTTATAAACAACTTCCAAAAAATTTAGTAAATGCGTTGTTGGCAAAAGAAGATATTCGTTTTAGACAACATTCAGGAATTGATATGAAATCAATATTTAGAGCAATATTGTCTTTAGGAAGAAAAGGAGGAGGAAGCACTATAACTCAACAATTAGCAAAATTACTATTCACAGGAAAATCTGCAAAAAATAAAATTCAAAGAATACATCAAAAAATATTAGAATGGGTAGTTGCTATTGAATTGGAAAAACGTTATACAAAAGAAGAAATTATTACTATGTATTGCAATAAATTCGATTTCTTATATAATGCAAAAGGAATTCAAATTGCATCACAAACATATTTTAATAAAAAAATACATAATCTTAATTTAGGAGAATGTGCTACATTAATTGGAATGTTTGAAAATCCATCTTTCTTTAATCCTAAAAATTATCCATATAGAGCTAAAAAACAGAGGAATTTAGTATTACGTCAGATGAAAAAATATAATTTTTTAAATGAAAATAGATATAATTATGAAATACAAAAACCTATAAAAATAAATTTTAAAATTCATAAAAATAATTATGAATTATTAACTTATTACGGAGAATTTTTAAAAAATGAAATACAAAAATATTTAGATAAATATGAAGAAAAAACAGGAAAAAAATTAAATTTTTATTCTAGTGGATTAAAAATATATACAACTATAGATTCAAAAATGCAAGAATATGCAGAAAAATCTATTAAAAAACATCTAAAATATTTACAATCTTTATTCAATAATTTACAAAAAAATAATAAAAACGCTCCATTTTCTAATATTTCACAAAAAAAAGTAAATAGAATACTTTTTTCTTCTATAAAAAGAACTCATTTATATAAAATATTAAAAAAAGAAGGATTATCCGAAAAAAATATAATAAAAAGATTTAAAAAAAAGGAATTAACTGAATTATTTACTTGGAATGGTACAAAAAAAATTATGATTTCTCCTTTAGATTATATTCGTTATAAAAAAAGTATTATTCAAACAGGATTATTATCAGTGGAAACATCTACTGGACATATCAAAGCATGGGTAGGAGGAGTAAATTTTAACCATTTTAAATATGATAATGTATCACAAACACGAAGACAAGTAGGATCTATATTTAAACCAATTTTATATGCAGCTGCAATTAAAAAATTTAATTATAATCCATGCACTAAAATATCAAATGAAAAATTTGAATTAAATAATTGGAGTCCAAAAAACTATGATGAAAAATATGGTGGATTTATTACATTAAAAGATGGATTAGCGTGGTCTGTAAATACTGTTTCAGCTAGATTAATATCACAAGTTACTCCTAAATATGTAATTGATTTAGCAAAAAAAATGGGAGTAAAATCTGATATTCCAGAAAATCCATCTATTGCATTAGGATCTGCAGATTTAACTCTATATGAAATGACAGGAGTATTTAATGCATTTGCTAATATTGGTATTTATAATGAACCTAGTCTTTTATTAAAAATAGAAGATAAAAAAGGAAATATTATTAATGTAAATAAAATTAGAAAAAGAGTACTTGATGAAAATGTTTCATACATTATGTTAGATTTAATGCAAGGAGTAGTTAAATATGGAACTGCTAAAAGAATAAAATATAAGTATAATATTAAAGGAGATATAGCAGGAAAAACAGGAACAACTAATGATAATTCAGATGGATGGTTTATAGGTATGATCCCAAAATTAACTACTGGAATATGGGTTGGTTGGGAAAATAGATTTTCTCATTTTAATAGTTTAAAATTAGGACAAGGTGCAAATATGGCACTTCCTATATGGGCTTATTATACAATGTATTTACTTAAAGATAAAAATTTTTCTTATAATAAAAATATGTTTTTTAAAAAACAAAAAAATTATAAATGGAGTCATTGTAATAATGAAATGAATTATGAAAATTACATATTGCAACAAATAGATAAAGAATATGATACAAAAAAAGAAAAATATTCAGAAAAATATGAATATGAAGAAAAATTTATGGAAGATAATTCATGGTTAAATGAAAATAAAAGTAATAACAAAATTTTTTATGATAAAGAAAATAATAATAATGATAAAAA